ATTTTCTAAGAACAGAAAAAAGGAAGGTTCCAAGTAAATAAAGACTTCAAAAGACGACTTTGAGGACAAAACCGTGATTCCCAAGTGTCAAATGGTCAACCAGTCCCCCCCATATCACCGGAGCAACGGGACCCCTCACCGGAAAAATCCGAACTCTCCAccggaaaccaaaacttttGGCAAAATCAGACGGTAAGATCACAAAGCAAACCCAAAACTTGGCCCGAGAGagttagaaaaaaaatgaaagatcaGTTAGatcacaaaaaccaaaaaagaaggGCCCGAAACCCAGAAACTCtttcactctcactctctctcttcctccctgGCCTCTTCTActtcctctctccctccctcccctctctctctacacTGCAAAACCAACTGGCAGAAAGTGTTCCTTTCCCGTACATTTTAAAGACTTCGTTTTGGcgtatttattttgatttatgttTTGTGGAAGCCGGAGCCAAGTTAGCCAACGGTCCAGATTTGTCCGTGCGCTTCCTATCATGCGCCACAGAACCAATCATCGAACAACagctactttttattattattattatttattattaaaataaatgaacaaaTATCAGACGTTGATCTGGTCGCAAGTGGGAATCACTACCGTCAAAATTTGTTGGCGTGGCCATTTCCTTACCCAATCATTGCGTGTATGTGAGGTTCAAATAAAATCCTAGATCGACTTAGCCCCTTCTGTACCcccaacaaaaatttaaaaataaatattaaataaaatgttgaaCTATTGCAGTCTTCCCCCAGCCCTTCCCTTGCTCTTGGatatttccttcttttgttttttttacctttgaaaatttattataattggtTGATTTGGAAAACACCCTCTCAATTTTGAGAGAAATCatgaagaaatgatatttatagtttttaaatttgtaattcttaagtaatttttttttaaaagtagatgaatttaaaaagaaataatatttacaattttaaaatttacaagtctcgcatactcattttaaaaaaaataggcaGTAAATATGGAACatgtatgaaaaaattatttttttaataatggaatctaattttttcaaaaagagtacGCGAgaattgtatattttaaaattgtatgtagcattattcaaatataaaatctaatgaaaaaactaattttttaatgatagactatactcttttttaaaagaagtgcaTAGAACTTGCATACTCTAAAACTGTGTCTAACATTACTCAAAATGGTACATGTTAGTTAAAACAATTGACATCATAAAGTATCATgcaccaaagaaaaaaataataattaaatgtttATATTGCAAAGAAAATCAAATCCGATTACAAAATCTCTCATGTTGGATCAAATTTTCTCAGTGATCACTTTCCTTACCTTATTTTTAACCAGCAATGTATTTCAACTTTAAAGTCGATGATTAGCATACTTCCACTAATGCATGTGCATGTTCATATTTTTGGACATATTAGGCTAGGCATGTGCTCCTTCAACCTTCCATGGTCAATCCCCTTGCTTTATCTTCACCCTATCATGACTCTCCTTTGTCACCTTTGGCATAGATTTGTCTGGTAGTCATTATATTCATAATCTAGCATATTAAAGTACTAAGCATTAAAACTTAGATAATGACATTAAAGTAACGTTATTCTTCATTCTAATTGTATAGAAATTATGTTTGATAATATAACACGTTTTAAGAAACTGCTCATTTAAGACATAGACATCTGAAATCATATAAAACATACATGCCAACAAATGTGATTGAAAATGATACGACTTAAGATGATGAACAAAATTTCTCTTGAAACTAAGATTTTGACGGAAGCCTTAAATCACGACACTCCTTATCACTTCTACATAGGTTGGTCTAGGTAGTTGCTCATAATCTAGCAATCTTGAGCTCAATCCCAAGATTATAATTAGTAGTGGGATCCATATTAAAGTAGTAAATGATGTTAGAACTTAAATGGGTGACACTTTTGTGCTAACATTTAGGTGAAagcctctctttctttttactttctGGGTCTGTAGTGTTATAGAATCAATGCTAGTGGACAACTTCCACTTTTTTTGGTCACTTTCTTTGCAATTTGAACAGGGGGACGCAGGCATTAGTGGAGTTAATTTAGTATTCATTTCAAAAGACTTTTGTTtagctaaaaatatatttatgtgcagttatttttatatattctttatgcatttaattaatgtgattggttatgtcactttttattttaatataaaataattattttgaccaatcatatcaataaaatatacaaagaatacataaaaataatcgtATGTAACATAAatctagattttatataaccaaATTCCCATTTTAcgcataaattataaaataagaattgTGTATGGGACTGGATAATGGATATTATTCCATCTCCAAAGAATAACCCATACTTGAATAACAAGGAATATGAGAAGGGGGTTTGAAGGGGGAGAGATTGGTGTTGAGATGTACCACGCTGAGTGTGGAAAAACTCCGAAGTGCCAAAAAATTCAgcattcttcttcatctttttctttctttttgtcacTTTGCTCTTTTTCAGATCCTTTtcgaatctctctctctctctctctctctctctctctctctctctctctctcatgtaacGAATCTATTTCTCTTTAGTTATGCTTTTGTTAGATTGCTTTTAGAGGAAATAAACAGAATATTTATACtttctccttttttatttttctttaacccATTTTggctttttcttttacttcataaaaaataaaaataaaaattgtcatTTCAAGTGAAATCAAGTCTCATtcaattgtgtgtgtgtgtgtttttttgttccttttaaAATGTGGACAATCATTCCTCTCCTCGGATCGGCCTGGCATATCTCATGATATCACCATAGTATCCTATGCATTCTGTGCCACTAAACTATTGTCCATGTTTTTTATACAACAGAAAAAGAGTAACTTTTTGCAAGCAGTTTGAATATATGATGAACCTACGACACCCAACTTGCAACCTTCTTTCTTGATATCCAAACAAGTCCATTTTCttatcttccttttttttttcttttttttaatgttgagaAAATTCTCCAAGACAAGGCCCCATTTTCttatcttccttttttttttcttttttttaatgtcgaGAAAACTCTCCAAGGCAAGGCCCTTCAGACCCACCTCTTCAAAGTAAACCTTAGTCCCGTGTACCGCACCCTCATAaattttcttacaaaaaattgGTTAAATCGTTGATTTTTTACCGGGAGGTATAGTCTTAAAGAATTATTTACACTCGTAAAGTGTTGTACTTTggactttaaaaaaagtgataccccaagaccaaagCCTTCACCGCTTAAGCCAatccctttttcttcttctattaaGAAAGTAAAGTCAAAAGGATAACTCCTCCGATAAATAAATCAGTGTTCTTTAGATCATGCCATGCACCTAATAACTGTAGAGCCAAACAGAGAATGGCGGTGTTCGACTTAGAATTTTAGGTTAAATGTTTGGACCCTCAGGAATTCTGAGTAAAAAGAGCCAATTAGTGGAGGAGAAAATGTAGTATGTCAACCTTTCTGCCCTTTTTAAGACAATAAATGTAAAACAAAGATAAAGCTAATGACACTAAGCTTGCTTTCCCATTTCAAATCTATTTCAGTTTTAACAGTGGGAGATGCCATATTATCTTAGTTATGGGTATAAAATGATACACTTAGGTGGAATTTAATACGAGGAAGATGCAATCCCATTTTAAGAACAATAGAATAAACTGTAGGAGGGATACTTTCAGAACAGATATTCACATCAGATGAAAGCCAAATACGAGGAAGATGCAATCCCATTTTAAGAACAATAGAATAAACTGTAGGAGGGATACTTTTAGAACAGATATTCACATCAGATGAAAGCCATTTAGATCATTGAGAGGTTTGCTTGACATTGATGGCTTGTGACCTTTTTTGGTATAGCCACAACTTCTGATTACATAATCTACCTCTTTATGTATCTAATGGTACTCAAACCCACTTCAACTTATTTTGGTTACAAATAGGCATATTTCTGAATTTTGTGGTTAGGAAGGAAAGCTAAGAATGAAAAGTTAAGCGCAGAGTACAAAACCAAAGTACAATTATGTGAGAACTTGAAGAAAGCCCACAATGAACTTCTCATTAAAAGCCAGGAAGCAAGTCTGAAATCTGAGGATCGGTCAAAAGAACTAAATGGAAAGGCAGAAGAAAACTTAGAGCAACGCAATTGTGTGAGGAACTTAGATGCAGATTGAATGagagtaaaaaattaaacatatcaGAGCTGCAAATGAGAGCTTCGAGTTGAGTATGATGAGAAGTCCCTtaaatgggaaaaagaaaacagaggtTTGGTATCAGCTTTAGATAAGGCCAATGAGAAGATCATTGATCAAGAGCAAAATATTCGTGGACATAGAGAAGAGGTAGAAGGCTTCAAGGGATGCCTATCAGTTTCACAGAAGAAGCTGTTGGAAGTGGAGAAAAGAGCTAAAGCATCAAAAGAACTGAGAGAAAAGAGATGATACGTTGTTCAATGTAGAGGAGGAGAAGAGGAAGCttgaagattatataaaatggaAAAGGGAGCAATTTACACATCTAGCAGAAGCACATGATAAGTTACAAAATCAGTCCAGGGTCGGTAAGTAGGACTGGGAGCAGGAGAGATCTACATTACTTGACGAAATTTGTTCACTACAGGCCAGATTAGATTCTCAAACTAGAATCTCTGAGACCTGAAAAACAGGTTACAAATGTGCAACCAAGCCCTGACTCGTGAAGAAAGCACAGAGAGCATCTGGAAATTCTAGTTTCTGAATTACAGACACGGTTTGAGAATGCTTCTGCAGAGTGCCAGGATGCAAAATTTATTTCTGTTTTCAGTGTTATACACTTAGTAAACATTTATGCAAATTATAGAACAACTCTTCTTACTTCTTTTGGGCtcagaaaaattgtaataaagaagaaaaaagcatCCCTTAGGAAATAACAAGAGACTGGAGAAGAGAGTATTTCCTGCAAACTAGAAATCAGGTCAACCATTGATAGTAGACCATAATAACACCATGATTCCTTATAGAATTCCATTGGCTCAGAAATAATGCCATGCCAGTAAACAACACATGCAGACAAAAGCTATATACACTATCACAATATTTAAATTGATAACATATATCTTATTCAATAGTTTTATTAGCAAAGAAATATACCCCAATAGGCCATCAGATGAATAGTGTAGTTATAAAATGGTTATTTGATGGCATGGAGAAATAATGTGCAGTCCAACATGTGTATCACAAAGTTGCAGTATATTTGATGGTTTGAGTTGGAAAACTacaacaatcacatttgaaATACTCGGCATCATTCCACTTTCAAGGCCATTCATGATTCCACAATAGAGGGAGATTCAATTCTGCTTGCCCCTGCTTAATGATTTCGAGTCCCTGACATCTGAGAAAATTCTGATAGTCCATGCCTCAAAACTCCAAGGTTTACCCCATCACCGACCAATATGCTTGTTACGCCCATTTTTGATACCTATCAATGCCATTATAGAATTCAaactacttgttgaaggttcaCCTAACTAGAGACACCAACATTTTTCTGGATAGTTACTTGAGATGTATGAGATGGTCTAAAGATTTCTATGAACCTAATGCTTCGCATGCATAAAGAAACATGGTAAACAGTTTCAAAAACTAAAATGGTAGGCAAGGGGCAACATTACCGCTTGAATATTCCTATCCTCATCATCAAAGAAGAGCATTGAAGTGAAAGGTACCCCGGTACTTCTTTGAATTCTTTGGAAATGATCTGTTTTGTGAGTCTGACTGGAAAAAATTTCCTGCATAATATCCGTTGTGATGATTCTTTAGAAGAGATAACAGAAAAACCTTCTTAATACTTTTTCCTTAACATCCAGAAATTGAAAAGAGGTGGAGACAATGCTTCCTTGAGGCTCACCAGGGCAACAAACATGGACCGGATACCCAATTTATCTAGGAAAGTTTTGGCTATATCAGGAGTTGGTGATCTAGAAGCAATAGCCACATTCATTCCACTATCCTTGAGTGCAAAGAATATGCCCCTGGCTTGTGGATACAGATATGGCTCGTCACCCTCATAGCAGCACTGACTGTCAATTTACCATGAAAGTTATTAGCATCAACAATCAGGTCACTATTGCAATTTAGCAAGAAATCAAGCACTGCAttcatttgtaaaatatagatTCGGTGAAAGACAGGCTATCAATTAGCCATGAAAGTTGTTTGGCATCAAGTACAAATTCATATTTTCAATTTAGCAGGAAATCAAGCACTGTCTACAATATGTAGAATATAGATTCCATGACATAGTCTATATACTAGCACAACAAATGTTGACAATACCTCATAGCCGGCCATTTCTTGATATTCTTGTACATTATGATCATTTTTTCAATCACCTGAACACCGTACTACAACCAAGGCTCTAAAAGAAAAGAACTAAAACATGGTAGATATGGAACCACAAGTTTTCAGCTTTTAACAGATTAATTGAGTCAGTCCATTATTTTAGGAAGAAAAAAGTGCAGGCTCTTGTAAGGAAAAAGACAATCATGCTTCCCATAACCCAATGAACAAGGATTTGATTTCACTCTTGCTCTCCAATCAATAGGAAGACCACAAAGTTCACAAACTAAACCAGTAATTATAACGTAGTCTTACAGACACTTGGTGCTCCTTTTCTATAATAGAATGCGTTGTCAGGTAAAGTTAAGTGTTTAGGTAAGCGGTTTTAATTATATGGCATATTGTACTCCGGGAAGTAACTAACAATTTTCCCAAACGATACTAATCATTCAACACAAATCGTGATTAAGCATCAATATGCTATTTACCATATGCATTGATGCACCAACTTCAATATAATGTCGCTGAAGTCACCGTATTTGTCATTAATAAAAACAGAGTAAATGCATTTGCACACTAAGTGTTTGAataaagttcttaaagaacttccTCACAGAAAACTCACTTTCtcattttattgaatatttccTTCATACATTACAGTGTATATAAGGTCCGTATATATAGGCCTTGCCAAAACAGATTTTGCAGACTGTCACCATACATTATTTGACACCTGTCTAGCCTAGTTTATTACAAGAAGATTCTCAATTATTCTAGAAGAGTTTTTGGAGGCACACAATTCTGCTGCCTTAACAGTCATATACATATTACATATACTCCGGCAGTAAAAAACCAACACTCTCAATGCAAAAATAGAACCCATTCGTTGTTCTTACAAACCCACTACGAATTATGATAATGGTCATGATCTAAAGTCAAAGCTGCATGAATTTTTACCAAAATAAaggacaataaaaaaaaaaatagagagggcGTATGCAGTGCTCtgcatatataatataccaATAGAAAGGCCAGAAAGTATGATCGAGATCGAAGACAACTAGACgaggaagattttggtggagaCCGATTATCTGCAATGCCTCGTTCTTCACCTTATCGTCTTCCTCCATAGCAAGGTCTTTCGTCAATTTGCGGGTCGTCATATCTCCGGTACTGAACGGATTGCATGCACCTACTTTGGATTGAATTAAGCATGTAAGACGTGGGAGTAGTCgtcgtttcattttctttttcaattcacGCAACCTCCCATCAACGCTATTTCAGAACTTCTGCGCAACTTActttaagaaaaatacttttaaccAAAAGGAtcgctgtttaatttatttaaattatatgatattattttatataaaaataaattaaaaatatataaatatatataattagtcaaTCTATCAATTTTGCCAATTCAAAACGGAATCTAACCTACATTTTTCTCGATTTAAATTATTGACCGGTCGATTCTCTATCGATGTCGATCAATTTCATAATTTGCCAATGATTTCTTTTCACTCCTATCAACGATTTAGATTTTTTAGAATTCTTCCCGCATCTACCGATACATTTGATCGGCACGGCAGATTTCATTGGTGttcatattttcttattatatgggtaataaaatagaaatatgcTCCCGAAACTTCAAAGTCAGATAAACtacaaaatttataataaaatataatataaagagttaggttagatataattatttttatatatttttttatgtattatattaatatgattaattaaagtaattattttatattaaaatatatatataactaatcatataaataaaatacgtatatataaaatttctcCCATACAAAAGATATAACTTGACGAGAAAAGAATGGTCCAAAATAAACAGCGTTCCACGACATCTATATTCCCTATCAATAATGGGCCCATCGACGACAAAAAGAGCGCCACGTGGGGCTTAAACAATatagatattattttattcgaGGAGGATCCTTTCCTTTCAGTTTCCACCACAAAaccatttttgaatttttccatctctctctttccacAATACTTTCTAGTTTCTACCTCGTGCGTCGCAAAATCGGAAAACATAAAACTAAATTTTCTCGAAGAATCAGTGTCGAAATTACGGGAGGGGCCGCCACAGGAAGCCTGTGATTTTCCTGATTAGGTAATTCTCCCggattttatcaattttatactGTTCATAGAATAGGGAAATTTTTAacagctttttatttttttattttttatttttttttatatatatatatatatataattgtgctGACTTTAAACCCAGGGATTTTCTGACCTCTACGTTTTATGAGTATGAAGCCGATATTTTTTGCTCCCATTTCATGCTACTTATGCTCTTCCTtcggaattttgatttgaaattgttttttttttttggatctttTGAGGATTGAGATTCGTGCAATACGGggattttccttttcaatttgtgGAGTTTTAATGTCTTCTATGTTGGTATGCTTGAATGGTGAGCTCTCAGGAATTTATATTTTGTAGGGTTTTAAATTTAGTTGGCATTGTTTGGTGTGCAGATGGGTTCATAGCCTTTAACCTTTTGATGCTGGCTGAAAGCGTGGATTTTCTGTATCGGGTTCTTGGGTTGTGAAGTCCTCAAAGTCTATCTGGATTACAGAGCCTTGATCAGTATCAATTTGAGGTCTAGAAGGCTAGCAGGAACGAAGTAGCTTATGATCTAGGCTACTAGCCCGTGCCTTGACCTATAATTTTCAATCCGATAATGGCTCTTGCTGGTTCTTTGCACTTGTCCCATGAATGGGGACTCCGCAGGAACCGGGGGTGCAGTAAACAATACAAGGtacttttgttttcattttttcccttttgtgttcagcattttttaaaaattcttatgTTATCTATTTGTTTAAACTTTACAGAGTGTGACCGGGAGAGGCAAGTTGCATTTGTTGAGTGCTACTCTTTCATCGCGTGCGTCGGTATGTTTTTCTGGTTTAGAACTTTGGATCCACTCTTTCCCCTTCCAAGATTGTTTTCCCCTAAATGAAACATGAAGAATGTTGAAGCATGTAGATGCCCATTTTGAAGTACATGTTcatctaaaatatgaataaacaaTAGGCATTCGGCATCagttgtgaagtgctattgtgATCACATGCTAACATTAAATGCCattcttttgtaaatattaaaacTTTCTTTACCGTATTCCCACTCAAATTGCTTTTCCCATTTCATCATTTCAATTGTTAACAGTACTCTTGCTGTTCTAATAATATCTGATTTATTGATGACACCTggatttatttgcttttaaggGTTAATGACCAATAATGTGTGTTTTAGCACCTAGATTATGAATTAATTAgttgagtaatgttacatacactTGTGGAGTGCACAAGCTTTGcgcaattgttttgaaaaagagtggggtccattattaaaaaattaatttttttttcatgtatgtCCCGTATTTACTCAATTTTTACAAAGGGATTGCGCGACACTTGCACAttccacgactgcaaatatcatttctttaattaGTTTGGATTGCACTCTGTTACTTTGTTACATCATTGCTATTTTGTCTGGCTTGATATACGTTATCTTCAGGGAAACCCAAATTCTTATTTCGAAAGATGAAATTGAGTATATTTTGTCATACTAAATTTGAAATTCTGATTCTGTGCTAGTTGTTGTGTTTCCACCTGTAAAGTGGTTTGCTAGATATGTGCTTCTAAGTGATGCTATTGGCATCGAGTAAACTGTATTTAGTGTGACTTCTAGTATGTCTTTTCTATTACAGTTTCAGCAACAGCTATGTTGGAGCTTTTGCCGTTTGAACAGTGCATACAGGCCAATACATTCTTTACCTAAGAGATGCAAGGCTTTTAAGTGCCATTCTTTTCTAAAGCCAGGCCTACCATCTCAGCTCCCTAATATTAAAGCAGCTGCCATGGCATTGACTAGGTAATTTTTGTACAATCTATTacctttaaataataattatatatgaataatgaaatCAACAGGTCctcatataagaaaaaaataataattatatgaggaCCTGTTGATTTCATTATTTGATGTCTTTTATCTTTAGATTTCCTTCTAGTATAAAAAGATGTACGAACTTCTTGCGATTATGTGGACATCAAAGAAACTATTCAGAAATGTGAGTGAAAGTATGAACAACTAGACAGATATCGAGTTTGACTATGATCTTATTTTTAAGTGACGAAtgcattttaaaagataattgcATCTGCTATGGTACTAAGAAATCTAGTAACCATTTATTTGTTTGCATTATGCAGGTCGTATAATTTTCTAGAAGGGAGTCCTCTTGTAATTAAGTTGGTTCCAGCAGttggtattattatttttgctgTATGGGGTATTGGGCCACTTTTGTGTCAGAGCAGGAACATTCTTCTTCATGTATGTGCTCTATATTAAGGTCTTCATTTTCATGTCAT
This genomic window from Carya illinoinensis cultivar Pawnee chromosome 7, C.illinoinensisPawnee_v1, whole genome shotgun sequence contains:
- the LOC122316643 gene encoding magnesium-dependent phosphatase 1-like; amino-acid sequence: MKRRLLPRLTCLIQSKVGACNPFSTGDMTTRKLTKDLAMEEDDKVKNEALQIIGLHQNLPRLVVFDLDHTFWPFYCQCCYEGDEPYLYPQARGIFFALKDSGMNVAIASRSPTPDIAKTFLDKLGIRSMFVALEIFSSQTHKTDHFQRIQRSTGVPFTSMLFFDDEDRNIQAVSKMGVTSILVGDGVNLGVLRHGLSEFSQMSGTRNH